CCGTCAGGTCCAGACACGATTGGAAAACCAGGCGGCCATTGCGCCGCAGGTGATCACCGGAAACCAGGCAGCCTGATCGGGAGTAATAATCCGGGCTGTCCCCAGATAAAAGAAGCACTGCGAAATCGCAAACAGGCTCCCCATAACGCAGGAACAGATGGCGATATTTAAGATTTGGCTACGACTCTCTTTCCGCAGCACAAACGGAATCGACATCATGACAGCAATCAGGTTCATAAAAGGTCGGGTCAAGCGGGAATGCAGGTCGAGCGTCTGCTTGCGAATTGAAAGATCACTGAAAGAGGGATTATTAATGCGAGCAATTAATTCGGGCGTCGAAATCAAAGCACTGGTATTGCGGTTACAGAGTTGATCGCAGCCGACATCTGTCACGATAAAAATATCATTGGGATTTGTGCCAGTGAGAATCATTTCTTTCGCAAACTCAGCGATTTCCAGTTCTGCATAGTTAGGTCTGGCATCTTTAAGTAACCAGCCTCCTGGACTGTCCAGAGTTCCAGGCTGATAAAAGGCTTCACTGGCTTTGACAGTCACAAAGTCATGTACTGTCGGCTTTGACAATACAAACTCGGCATTCACCATTTTTTTATCAGTGAGATAGAGTTCCTGTCCGTTAATCATAATCCGAGTGCTGAAATCATAGACGGGTTCAACAAACTGAGAACTACTTCCCAAATCGCCGCGTTCTGCCTGAACCTTATCCGCAATGTTGGGGATCAAGAGCTCCTGATTTGCGACAATAAAGCAATTGACCACGATCGTTGCCAAAGCGAGCGGAATCGCAAGTCGATACGTTGGAATTCCCGCCGAAAGAACCGGGTTCAGCTCTCCATGCCGAACCATCAGCGAAAACACGACAACTCCAGAGAGGACCGTCAGGATCGGGCTGACCATATCAAAGAAGATGCTGGACTGAAATGTATAGTATTCCAGCATGATCATCAGCAGGCTGGTTGAAGAATCATCTTTAATGCCCGCCTGAAAGCCATCAATATTCGTAAATCCATCGAATACGACATAGAGTCCGTAGGTAGCGATGAACCCAATGATGAACACATGAAAATAGCGTTTTAATAAATAACGGTCGAAGGTAGTAAACACGTTTCCCAATCGCTGACTGTGGCTGATCAATCAACCCATAATGAAGATGCGGAAAAACAGGGGCGCGTATTACATAGGAATCAAACAGATCGGTCAATATCAGGAAGCCATAAAGAAGACGACACCCCACTGAACATGCGACCCATAAGTCGTATCAGCAAAATTTGAATTAAACGAGTGGCGTTTAGCCGAAATTGATCAGAATCGTAAATTCTGATCCCCCCATAAGTATTTAGATATTATTAACTTGTGTAGATTTTTTGAATTTTAAAAGTTTCCAACTCTCGACATTTAATTCACGTATTGAATAATAATCACGGAGGCATTTGATTTAAAATCTAGCAATGTTTCTAATAACTTAAGCTCATTTAAAAGCTATGTTTGATAAAAGCCCACTTTTGAATTTGCTTGCCGAAAATGATTTTTATGAGGGGAAATGAGCGTGGTCCGAAAAGACGCAATAATCCGGTTGCATCAGCAACTGTTGAATCGACGAGATGAGCTTAAAAAGCTGGTGAGCGACAGTTCAGAAGGATCTTCTGCCAGCCGCTCTACAGTAGAAGATAGTGGTGATGCCGCCTTGCGTGAAACACGTCAGGGGCTGGAATCGCACTTGGCGGAAATCGAATATAAAGAATTGATGCAGATTCGCCGTGCGATCTCATTGATCCAGGAAGGTCGCTATGGTCATTGCGAGAACTGCAATAAAAATATTCCGATTGCGCGGCTTAAGGCGGTTCCATATACGATGTTTTGTGTCGATTGTGCACAACAGCGCGAATCAATGGGCTTAACCAATCATGATCTTGCTAGCGATTGGGAAAACGCCTACGAGTACGAAGGACGTCTTAACGATCAAGAAGTCAGAATTCACGATTTAGATCTCGAAAAATAATCTCTCCCTCCGATAATAAACGACAGAGGGTCCCAGCGACTTGATTGCGTTTATTCATCTCTCCACAAACGACATTCCCTCATAGCTGATTCGATCTCTGGAGAGCCTCAGCGCAATCAATCTGGTTTCCCTGCGTATTACATGAAATCAGCTTTGCAACTGACTTCATGTAATCAAATCGTCCGGCAGTTGGCGAAGGATTGCCTTTTTAGCCGTAGCTAGAAATAGCTGGTATGCAAAAGGTTCCTGAGTCACGCTGAGAGATTTGCAATATGAAAAACCGATACTCGCTTTTGCTCGTGCTTGCACTTATTGCTTCTGCTTCTCTATGGAATACCTGCTTTGAGTCTCCTCTGAACTCAAAGCAACTGGAAGCGAAAGTTCCTTCACAGAGTAACCGACGTCAACAGCATTCTGCGATATTTGGACACTCTTCTCTACACGATGGCAGTAAGCATCTGGCCAAGATCGCAAAACTGGCCACCCCGAGTGTAGTGCATATTCAATGCGAGCGTCAGACTCCACGCGGTGCCGTGGAAGAGACCGGCTCCGGCGTAATTGTGCGTGGCGAAGGTGCTCCTGGTTTGTATATCGTGACGAACAGACACGTCGTCCGTGACTCGAATGGACGTTCGATTTCGATTCAACTGCACGATGGTCGCGTGATTCACCCCGAGCGGAAGTGGGAAGACAAAGACACCGATTTAGCAATTTTGAAAATCAGCGTCAAAGACCTGA
This window of the Gimesia fumaroli genome carries:
- a CDS encoding LptF/LptG family permease, whose product is MFTTFDRYLLKRYFHVFIIGFIATYGLYVVFDGFTNIDGFQAGIKDDSSTSLLMIMLEYYTFQSSIFFDMVSPILTVLSGVVVFSLMVRHGELNPVLSAGIPTYRLAIPLALATIVVNCFIVANQELLIPNIADKVQAERGDLGSSSQFVEPVYDFSTRIMINGQELYLTDKKMVNAEFVLSKPTVHDFVTVKASEAFYQPGTLDSPGGWLLKDARPNYAELEIAEFAKEMILTGTNPNDIFIVTDVGCDQLCNRNTSALISTPELIARINNPSFSDLSIRKQTLDLHSRLTRPFMNLIAVMMSIPFVLRKESRSQILNIAICSCVMGSLFAISQCFFYLGTARIITPDQAAWFPVITCGAMAAWFSNRVWT
- a CDS encoding TraR/DksA family transcriptional regulator, which encodes MVRKDAIIRLHQQLLNRRDELKKLVSDSSEGSSASRSTVEDSGDAALRETRQGLESHLAEIEYKELMQIRRAISLIQEGRYGHCENCNKNIPIARLKAVPYTMFCVDCAQQRESMGLTNHDLASDWENAYEYEGRLNDQEVRIHDLDLEK